Proteins found in one Arachis stenosperma cultivar V10309 chromosome 8, arast.V10309.gnm1.PFL2, whole genome shotgun sequence genomic segment:
- the LOC130945731 gene encoding uncharacterized protein LOC130945731: MTEEKKAIVRDLGFGGLMHIPPLRVDHQLLRELANNFKLGENKLKTGYGSFQITPRKIGHALGINATGDLFPEKVEYKKLSDDDKIIYRRFQGKTLKSLTDEMIEIGVGNEEERLMFKRIFILYIQMTFLLPTTINKISPVHLAPIFKMDGISERNWGGMF, from the exons ATGACTGAGGAGAAGAAGGCAATTGTGAGGGATCTTGGATTCGGTGGGTTGATGCACATCCCACCACTAAGGGTGGATCACCAACTCTTAAGGGAGCTGGCAAACAACTTCAAACTTGGGGAGAACAAACTGAAGACAGGATATGGTTCTTTCCAAATAACACCAAGAAAAATAGGTCATGCACTTGGCATCAATGCAACAG gagatctatttccagagaaagttgagtataagaaactttctgatgatgacaaaataatttatagaaGATTCCAGGGTAAGACCCTCAAAAGTCTTACTGATGAAATGATAGAAATCGGCGTTGGCAACGAAGAGGAACGCCTGATGTTCAAGAGGATATTCATCCTCTACATACAGATGACGTTCCTTTTGCCAACGACGATAAACAAAATATCGCCCGTGCACCTGGCCCCAATTTTTAAGATGGACGGCATATCAGAGAGAAACTGGGGGGGCATGTTTTGA
- the LOC130945167 gene encoding cytokinin riboside 5'-monophosphate phosphoribohydrolase LOG1-like, translating to MERQGTEDMKKKQSKFKRICVFCGSSPGNKASYKDAAIELGRELVSRNIDLVYGGGSIGLMGLISQAVYDGGRHVIGVIPKTLMPRELTGETVGEVKAVADMHQRKAEMAKHSDAFIALPGGYGTLEELLEVITWAQLGIHDKPVGLLNVDGYYNSFLSFIDKAVEEGFISPKARHIIVSAPTPKDLVKNMEEYFPQHERVASKLSWESGI from the exons atgGAGAGACAAGGAACAGAAGATATGAAGAAGAAGCAATCAAAATTCAAGAGGATTTGTGTGTTTTGTGGTAGCAGCCCTGGTAACAAAGCTAGTTACAAGGATGCTGCCATTGAACTTGGAAGAGAATTg GTGTCAAGAAATATTGATCTGGTTTATGGAGGAGGCAGCATTGGTTTGATGGGATTGATTTCTCAGGCTGTTTATGATGGTGGTCGCCATGTAATTGG AGTTATTCCCAAGACACTTATGCCAAGAGAG CTTACTGGAGAAACAGTGGGGGAAGTGAAGGCGGTAGCAGACATGCATCAAAGGAAAGCAGAGATGGCTAAGCATTCTGATGCCTTTATTGCATTACCTG GTGGCTATGGCACACTTGAGGAGCTTCTTGAGGTCATAACCTGGGCTCAACTTGGCATCCATGATAAACCG GTGGGGTTGCTGAATGTTGATGGATACTACAATTCATTCTTATCATTCATTGACAAAGCTGTGGAGGAAGGGTTCATCAGCCCCAAAGCTCGCCATATAATTGTGTCTGCCCCAACACCAAAAGACCTTGTCAAAAACATGGAG GAATATTTCCCACAACATGAAAGAGTTGCCTCTAAGCTAAGCTGGGAAAGTGGGATCTGA